DNA from Cydia pomonella isolate Wapato2018A chromosome 14, ilCydPomo1, whole genome shotgun sequence:
AAATCCAGCGCAGCGGAGAAGAGAACCAacgctattggttgattcccgcaTGTCTCTTCTGATCTCCGCCTCTGTAGAAAGGCAGCCTATCATAAAGCCTTAAGGGTTTTTTTATTCTTTCCTCTTTCTCTCCTAGTTCTCACCTTTAACGATCTTCCCGTTGCTAATGACCTGGTTCCGTTTGAGCACGCACGCGATGAGGCACTCGCCGTTGACCGGCGACTCACTCTTCGGTGACAATCTCTTCACCGTTCGCTTGTCATTAGCCTGTACGTAGTAATAAGCATTTTTATGCGATGTCGCCCATATACATAAACAACATCGGGGGAGCCGCTTATGCGCTGCCGACCCTTGAAAACCCCTGAAAAACGCTTGAAAAACCCCGTATAACCTCTTAAGACACTTCCTTATTAGCTTAGCTTATCGGCTCGCGAGCCGCATGTGGAATTTTGGAGGTGAACAGTAGTATAGATCAGTAGTTGAACGTAAGCGCTCACCTGTACTTCTTTGAGGCACTCTGTCATGTTCTGCTTGAACTCCTGGACGTAGGGTGCCACATCACCCGGAATGGCGCTGTATGACCAGTCCGGTTCAGTTTCAACTTGTTTGTGATGATTGGCTACAATGTTAACATGGTGAATTTAGTATAAGTCTGCAATGTTTTGTAATAAAGGATACGAATAATTCACTGTCTCCGGTAGCCGTAACACTTTCACGGTAGAAGTTAATAGGCGCTTCGCTAAGAGAATCCTTACTCTAGCttctgctcgacgcaacgttggcgcaactgtgTAGCGGAACCATTTTCCATattagcgctgactagacgatGCTCAAGACGCTAAGTGTGGGGTGTCTTTAAGGCGTTTATACCTACGTCAGTCATCATAAGCTCTGGgatttattcatattattagGAGTGATACTCGAATGTTGGATGTATTCGCCGTGCACGGAAATTATGGCCCTTTACCAACGCAGCCACCCGCGTTGGTAAAGCAACGGGTAGGATCCCGGAGTCGCAAGTTCGTAATGTGGTTTTGTGGTTGGTGGTGGTGTGGTTTGTGGTCTgtggttttatatttaaataaatctattttatgCGGCCTATAGTTATATTTCAACCCCCGCCCACCTGGGGGAGCATACATctgccgcgtgtgtggacgtgggatcctctctcgtatagggctatacagccacgaacgcaagtgtcgttaccaggatgctgcttaaaacatctcacacagATGAAACGGCCTCTTACTATAGTTCAATCATAGTTGGATGATTTACGGTACCTTAACTCCTTTAAGATCACGTCAAAACATTATATAACTTACCCTCTCGCCCTTTATTACGCCTCTCTAGTTTTAGGTTCCGAGATATAATAGTATCTTTATCAATCTTCACATTGTGAACAGTGTCCACGCCTAGCATCCGATTATTCTCCGTGTCATCCTCACTTCTACCGAACTGTACCAGTAGCGTTAAAAGAATCAGTTTCATCATTGTGCTATGAGTTATCGTATGCATTTGAGATTTTTAGTTAGTTCTAggtataacaattatttttaattgggtGTTACTGTTGACGATAAAGTAGAAATGTTTCCCAATTATTTTAAACGACTACTTCTGCGAATAAATGGTATAAAAGGTCAGTTACTGATACTTTTATatcctttttcctactcctctactgttatctgtcatttatgcattcattaacacgaatataagaacatacataaaaggtttcaagaaaagtctatattgtctattcctcataaaagctcttgtgcttttaatcgctataacgttactgcgattaatggctaccaacctaacaaaaccaaaacgaatacagttttaaactaagtgcattgctgccaacttacaaaatactcatttggttgcatagtaaaaataattacttcataagtcagaaacacgcatgtgacacccgtaatatagcaacacccatagactacgaagaccgcttagtttgcttgttagtctccgtaggctacggtggccaaaattgagaaagaactgtccaaaaaattaatttagcaagtagcaagtaccagggcctcatgagttacgaggtgtcgctgaccggccggccgcggcccggggcgggctgggcgcgtaacaaggtatgctcgcgcgtcttggctatatacttttgctgtaatttgtttacctaaattaagatttatttttgttgactcgtaggaaaaatattgtatgcaacgttgtataagtagatcaggttttgttaggttggtagccattaatcgcagtaacgttatagcgattaaaagcacaagagcttttatgaggaatagacaatatagacttttcttgaaaccttttatgtatgttcttatattcgtgttaatgaatgcataaatgacagataacagtagaggagtaggaaaatggATTTATCGATGTTTTTGATAAGCaatgtaatgttattattttataacccCAGTAACCCCAAAACGAGGACTAGCATATCGCCCTCCTTTCTGGCAGGATTTCGGTTCtgcgagggtcgcagttctaacctaacccacctttctggcaggatttcagttctgcgagggtcgcagttctaacctaacctaacccacctttctggcaggatttcggttctgcgagggtcgcagttctaacctaacccacctttctggcaggatttcggttctgcgagggtcgcagttctaacctaacctaacccacctttctAGCAGGATTACGGTTCTGCGAGGGTCgcaattctaacctaacctaacccacctttgTGACAGGATTTTCCaatcatttttgtttaaaattaaaattaataatgatcattagtatgtaaaattttatgaaaaacattttcgGAGATTCAATAATCGAATTtccaattttattactttaaatcgATATTTCGAACAATAATATATGCATCAATTTTAGCAATAGAGATATTTATGAAGAATgatattatgaatataataaattcgaAGTTGCAatcattattgtttaaaataaatacgtgtAATGATCAttagaatgtaaaattttattagaaacattttcGGAATTTCAATAATCGAATTTGGAATTTTATATGAACTTTGGCGCACCCGTAAATTATACAGGGTACATTTGAATCTGCTGTTTCATGACATAACATACGTTTTTCCaagacttataaataaataaatattatagaacattattacacaaattgactaagtcccacagtaagctcaataaggcttatgttgtcggtacttagacaacgatatataatataaatctttataaatacttaaataaatataaaacacccatgactcaggaacaaatatcagtgctcatcacaggaataaatgcccttaccaggatttgaacccgggaccatcggcttcataggcaggatcactacccactaggccagaccggtcgtcggacttaatcaaaagataataaaataaaataaactaactaaaattAGGGATGTAACCGCCGccaaaaatatactaatcggGTCGGCTGGTTATTACACGTTAATAGTGACAAAACGCTCTtattctcaaacttgcaatgataaaaatgaaaaaataaatttgtcaatttgttttattcgtaggtttacacaactaaaaacaaattacgaatctactactatttgacgGTTGAATGCGAACACGTTGTGTAAGAATTTGACgttcaaaaacaaaagaaggttgctttacaagcctaggtgtgtaaggctgtataaaattcctttacatatcatcttcactcatcgcaccggatatgtagtatttccggacctaatttgaagtacctaagtcatgtcaacatttcattgccaGTTGgagaaaattcaatttttaggttccgtagccaaatggcaaaaaacggaacctttatagattcgtcatgctgtccgtctgtctgtccgattatgtcacagccacttttttccgaaactataagagctatactgttcaaacttggtaagtagatgtattctatgaaccgcattaagatttttacacaaaaatagaaaaaaaaaaaaacaataaattttgggggttccccatacttagaactgaaacttaaaaaatcttttttcatcaaacccatacgtgtggggtatctatggataggtcttcaaaaatgatatttaggtttctaatatcatttttttctaaactgaatagtttgcgcgtgaGATACtttcaaagtgaaaaaatgtgtgtgcccccccccccccccgtaacttctaaaataacaaaatgaaaaatctaaaaaaaatataggatatacattaccatgcaaacttccaccgaaaattggtttgaacgagatctagtaagtagtttttttaatacgtcataaatggtacggaatccttcatgggcgagtccgactcgcacttggccgctttttctggTTGTTTTGCTATTATAAGCGATTTTTTTCACA
Protein-coding regions in this window:
- the LOC133525185 gene encoding uncharacterized protein LOC133525185: MHTITHSTMMKLILLTLLVQFGRSEDDTENNRMLGVDTVHNVKIDKDTIISRNLKLERRNKGREANHHKQVETEPDWSYSAIPGDVAPYVQEFKQNMTECLKEVQANDKRTVKRLSPKSESPVNGECLIACVLKRNQVISNGKIVKANLISLVSKFYAKDTKMMKKLDKNLDRCVELSAKIRDECALAAQLNACTNDLMASNKHKISINY